Sequence from the Paenibacillus riograndensis SBR5 genome:
CCTGAAGGACTTCACAGTCAATGACGGACAGATCGGGATTGTGCCTGTCGGCCAAGGGCTGCTTCACTTTGCTCCGCTGCTCCAATACATGAAATATAAGCGGCCGCATATTCAGGGCATTCTGGAGAGTACCCCCGAGGACTATATGCAGAGCAGCATCGATTTTCTGCAGCGGCTGTATGATGAAGTCTGACCTGCTGCAGGAAACTGGGGCAGAAAGAAGCGATATATAGATTGAACTTGAAAAACTAACAAAAGGGAAAAGGGATGGAGGGGAAGTTTGGAACTGTAGGAGCGAATGCGTCCGCCTTTGTCTGCGGATTTCCACCGCGAACAGCGGTACAAATCAAGAAATCTGCAGACAACAGCGGCCGGAAGTCCAAACATTCTCCGGAGTCCCGACGAAGTCCCTAATGTAAAGCTCTTAAGTTCACTCTATATAGTTAAAAAACTGAGCCGCAGACCGCGCGAACCGCCCCCGATTCACTGCGCCTAAGCGGCATAACAAACGGGCATCCCCTCACCTGCCGTGAGAATGGGATGCCTGTTCTTAATGTCCGTGCGGCTAACTATGCAAGCGCCAATACTCCAAGATTAACCGGAAAACCTAACAATAAAAGTACTGATTTCATAAGGCTTGATTTCACAGGTAACCGCCCCGCCGGGCTTGATTTCGCCCACCGGCCGCTCCATCAGGTCACATTCCTGCCAGGAATGGACTGGATAATCGCTGCTGAACGTTACGGTGCTGCGGGTGCCTGTATACTCATGCAGGCGGACGATAAAGCCTTCGCCATTTTCCGCCATTTTGAGGGCGTCAACGGCAATGCTGCCGCAGTCCGTCTTGATCAGCGATCTGCCAGCCCCGGCAGAATAACCGCCCTTGACCACACGCAGCGGATTATTCAGTGACCAAGCTTCCTGAACCGTGTTTGCTGCTACCCAGTCGCCTTTATGCGGCAGCAGAGCATAGGTAAACCTGTGCTCCCCCTGGTCCGCCTGCCAGTCAGGCTCTGTGGCCGACTTGATCAGTGACAGCCGCATCACATGATCCTTGATGTCATAGCCGTATTTGCAGTCATTCAGCAGACTGACGCCATAACCCCGCTCGGACAGATCGGCCCACTGATGGCCGACACTTTCGAACCGCGCATAATCCCAGCTTGTATTCCAATGCGTCGGCCGCTTCACGTTCCCGAACTGGATGTCATAGGTAGCCTCCGTAGCCCGCACCGCAACCGGAAAAGCGGTCTTCAGCAGCTGATGCTGCTCATGCCAGTCGGCCAGCGTCTCAAAGTCAATCCGGGCGCTTCTGCTATACACCTTGACCTTCTGGACAATGGAGGAGTCCATATACTGCCATGTGAATTCCAGCACCGCCGCAAGCGCGCCGCATTCCGTCAGCTTTACCGAGCGCAGGTCAGTGATTTCTCTCTTTTTTTCCTGATAAAAGAGATCAATATCCCAGGCATCGTACATCTTCGGCTTATCCTCAAAAACCTGGAGCACGTTGCCGTTCTCACCCGGAGCCAGCACCTCCCGCTGTTCCCGGCGGTCATAAATACGGCTCAGCTGCCCCGCATCGTTCCATTCCAGCACATAAAACGGTGTCGTAAGCCGGGAATCCTCCCATTCGAACGGAACCGGGTCGCCGGGCGTTAAGGCGTTGCCTTCCCGCGCCTCAATCTTGCCTGCGGCAGAATCAGCAGAACCCGCTGAATCTGCCTCAACCGCAAATGCTGCCACAGTTCCGGCCTTAATGACTGTGCTGCCCAGCATCGGAACCGCCGGGACCTCGATCAGCCACTCCCCGCCAACACGCTGGGAAGATAACTGCCGGCCGGCCGCAGTGGTCCACACCATATCCTCACCTGCTGCTTCATAAGGAATAGCTGCCAGCTCTGTCCGCTCGTAGAAAGCTCCATTGAAGACTGTGTATTCAGTCTCCTGCCGGAAACCGGCCCCTTCAGCCAGTTCTTCTGCCAGCCCTTCTGTCATCTCTTCTGCCTGCTCTTCTGCCAGCCCTTCTGCCAGCTCTTCGGCCCGCTCTTCGACCAGCCCTTCCACCAGCCCCGCAGCCGCTGCCTCCGCCGCCGTGCTGCCGATCCGCTCCGCTTCCGCATATTCCAATCTTGAATCCTCGTACACCTCGCGGATGGAGGAGCCTGGAATAATATCGTGGAACTGGTTGCGGAGGATGGTGTGCCAGCCCTCCAGCAGGAGCTGTGCCGGATAGCTGCTGAAGCTGCCCTTTTCCACAGCCAGGAGGACCTGCAGCCACTCCGCTTCACGGTACAGCAGCTCCAGCTTCCGGTTCATCCGCTTGTTGTAGGCCTGGCTGGTATACGTTCCCCGGTGGAACTCCAGGTACAACTCCCCGTCCCAGGTATGAACATACTGGTCAGTGCTGCGGACCGCCTCATTCAGGCGTTCAAAATACTCATCCGCCCGCCCCGTCCGGACCGCGGGAATCCCGGGCATCTTGTCAAGGCGCCGGCGCATTTCCAGCATTTCGCGGTTGACGCCCCCGCCGCCATCACCATATCCGTAGGAGAGCAGCAGCTCACGGTTCAGATTCTTATCCCGGTACTGATCCCAGATGCCCTGAACGGAGAAGGCTTCAATCAGGCCGTTGTAGGTATAATACCAAGCGCCGGAGTCAGGCCCTTCAGGCGTGGTGATAAAGTGAGTCAGCACTTCACTGCCGTCAATACCTCTCCAGCGAAACGTATCATGCGGCATACGGTTATACTGGCTCCAGCTGATCTTGGTGGTCATGAACGTATCAATGCCCGATTTGCGCAAAATCTGCGGCAGCGCCCAGCTGTAGCCAAAGACATCGGGGAGCCACAAATATTTGCAGTCCACGCCGAATTCCTCCCGGAAAAACTTGGTTCCGTACAAGATCTGGCGCACCAGCGATTCCCCGCTGGTCAGATTGCAGTCCGCTTCCAGCCACATCGCACCTCCGGCTTCCCAGCGGCCTTCTTCCACCCGCTTGCGGATTTCAGCATAGATTTCCGGGTAATCCTCTTTGATGTAAGCATACAGCTGCGGCTGGGTCTGCAAAAATATATATTCCGGGTACTGCTTCATCAGCCGGAGCACTGTGGAGAAAGAGCGGGCTGCTTTTTCCCGCGTATGGGTAAGCCGCCACAGCCAGGCAACGTCGATATGGGTATGGCCGATTGCGGTTACGGTTACCGGAGGCTTCGCCTCAAGCAGCGCCAGCTGCTCCAGCAGCAGCGATTCTGCCTCACGGACGGAACGGTAAAAGCCTGCGCTGCCCGGTTTCGACCAGTCCAGCTTGTTGAATGCCCGGTTGAGCGCCATCAGCAGCTCCTGCTTCTCCGGCTGCTGGTCTGCAAGCTGCTTGCAGGTGGACAGCGCAGCACGGCCTGTATAATACAAATTATCCGCCGCCTCATCCAGCCAGGCCAGCTCTGACCGCATAATCCGGTGCTCCTGGGGAACCGGACGGCCCCCGCCCTCCAGCCCTGACCACAAGCGGAAGGTGAAGTCCAGCGCACGGCCCGCCGCATCCTCCTCCAGAAAAACCTCCTGGTGGTTGGAATCCACCCCCTGATAAGGCTTGCCGTCAAGATACAGCAGCGACTCAAAACCGCTGTTGTTGCCCCCGCCGGTCCGGCCGAAGTCAAAAAGCCCGACCACGCGTTTCCCCTTCCACTCCGCAGGCACTTCTATGGTGCTATGCAGCCAGAGGTACGCATCCCGGCCGGTCCAGTAATCCCCCAGCTGAAGCCTGGTGTCTCCTTCGAGCTGCGGAGGGTACTTCCCGTTCGCTCCATCCTTATCCTCTACTGCCAGCCAGTCACTCAGTTTGACAACATCACGGTAACGATACCCTTCCAGTTCACGCAGCCGCGCCCCCAGCTTTTCCTCCGTCCAAAACATTTGCTTTTCCTCCTTTTATAACACGTGTTATATCCCGAAAAAAAGCACGCTTACGCGCTTTCTCCCGCCCTTAAAACCGCGGGCAGCCATATTTTCCCGGCCGCTTCCGGTGCTGCTCCGCCTTCAATCTGCTTGAGCACACATCTTACTGCCTCTACTCCCATACCCACATAGGGAATTTCAACACAGCTTAATGCCGGCAGGCTCAGACGGTGGCCCTGGATCGTGTTGTCCGCCGCCATCACCCGCAGCTCTTCGCCGATGCGCAGGCCCAGCTTATGGGCGGCCCGGTACAAATCCGGGACCCCGCTGGACCAGTTCACCAGCAGCGGCGGCGGCGGCTTGCTGATATCCGCCAGCTTCAGGAGCCATTCCTCCCAGTCCACCCGCCCTTCCCGCTCGGGAAGGCGGAAGAAAAAGGGATTCATGCCCCGTTCGCTGCACCAGCGGATATAGGCGTCCCGGCGTGTCCGCTCCGCCCAGCTCCGGATGCTGCCATGATACACCTCAGCATATACCGGAGTCTGGAGCTGCGGAGTTCCCGGCCGCAGCAAATAATCCAGAGCCAGCTCCACACTGCCCTTGTAGTCGGCCAGCACAGAGCATACCCCCTCCGCCTCGGCATAACCCTCCACGGATACATACGGAACCCCCGCCTCGCTGACCTTGGCGGCCCATGCTTCATCGCGGTAGCTGGTATTATCCAGCGTCACGATGCCGTCGATTTTCCGCTGGTGGTAGAGATCCACCAGCTCACTCCTGGCTTCGCCGTCCGGCCGGTGGCCCGGCGAGCAGAGCAGAATGTGATAGCCGTGCGCCTCACATTCCCGCTGCATGCCCTCCAGCAGCCGCATGAACAGCGGGTGCCGTGTGTCGCCGAACGCGGCCAGACTCATGGTGCGGCCCGTCTTCATGCTTCGCGCCTGGGCGTCCACATGGTAGTTCAGCTCACGGATCGCAGCCAGCACGTTCTCCCGCGTCTCCCCGCTGACGCCGATGCCCGGCGTGCCATTCAGCACAGCAGAGACGACGCTGCGGGATACACCGGCCAGCTTGGCAACATCGCGGCTGGTTACTCTTTTTTTGTCCATATCAGCACCTCGGCAAAAGTATAACACGTGTTATTTTTGTTGTATACCTTTTTATGGAAATGGTGGCTCCGGTCCATTCAGCCCTTTCTACTTGTTATGGATACCCTATCATGGGTACAATTAATGAATAGCAGGTGTCATCATACAAAGGATAGGTGAAACAAATGCAGAATTTCGGATTCGCAAGAGTCGCCGCCGCATCCCCTGAACTGCGGGTTGCCGACTGCGAGTATAATGCAGCACAAATTATGGAGGTGATCGGACAAGCGGATGAGAAGCAGGTGGAATACCTGGTGCTGCCGGAGCTGTCTATTACCGGTTATAGCTGCGCGGATTTATTTCTGCAGCCGGTGCTGCAGGAAGCCGCACTGGAAGCCTTGCAGAAGATCACCGCCGCGACCAAAGGGCGGAATCTCATCGTCATTGCCGGTCTGCCCATTTCGATAAAAAGCAGGCTGTTTAACTGCGCTGCCGTATTGCAGCAGGGTAAAATTCTGGGTCTTGTAGTGAAGACCTGCATCCCCGGTTATAGCGAGTTCTATGAGCCCCGCTGGTTCGCCGGAGCCGAAGAGCTGGAGATATCAGAGCTGCGGATTGGTGAAACGGCTGTACCGGTCGGCAATGATCTGATGTTCACGAGTGAAGGCAGCGGCATCTCCTTTGGTGTGGAAATCTGCGAGGATCTCTGGGTTCCGGTTCCTCCGAGCAGCCTGCTCGCCCAGGCCGGAGCTGTCCTGCTGTTCAACCCGTCGGCCAGCAACGAGCTGGTAGGCAAAGCGGATTACCGCCGCCAGCTGGTCACCAGCCAATCCGCCTCCTGCGTGGCAGGTTATGTCTACGCCGGCTGCAATACCGGCGAATCGACAACGGATGTCGTGTTCGGCGGCCACTCGCTGATCGCCGAGAACGGGCAGATGCTCGCGGAATCCGAGCGCTTCACCCATGAGAGCCGCATCATCATCGCTGACATTGATGTGCCGAGAATCCAGTATTCCCGTACGGTGATGGGCACCTTCCGGGCTGGCAAGGGCGGCCGCAACTACCGTGAGGTGCTCTATGCGGCACCGGGCGCCCTGCTTGAAGGACGGGAGCTGGTCCGCAGCATCGCCGTGAACCCGTTCGTTCCCGGCAATCCGCAGCAGCGCGACGACCGCTGCCGGGAGATTCTCTCCATCCAGACCTCCGGCCTGATGAAGCGCATCCGCCACATCGGCACCAGGCAGGCGGTGATCGGCATCTCCGGCGGCCTGGATTCCACGCTGGCGCTGCTCGTCGCCGTGCGGGCGATGGAGCTGCTCGGCCGTCCGGCCAGCGATGTGCTGGCGGTCACCATGCCGGGCTTCGGCACGACGAACCGCACCTACGATAACGCCGTCGGCCTGATCAAGGCACTCGGCGCTTCGCTTAAGGTCGTTGACATCAAAGCCGCCTGCCTGCAGCATTTCGAGGATATCGGCCATGACAAGGATGTCCACGATCTGACCTATGAGAACGTTCAGGCCCGGGAACGCACGCAGATCCTGATGGATCTGGCCAACAAGAATGGCGGCATTGTGATCGGCACCGGCGATCTGTCGGAGCTTGCCCTTGGATGGTGTACCTATAACGGTGACCATATGTCTATGTACAGTGTCAACTCGGGAATTCCGAAGACGCTTATTCAATATGTCGTCGGCTGGTATGCCGATCACGAGGCCGACGAGACTGTGAACAAGCTGCTCTATGACATCATCGACACGGGAATCAGCCCCGAGCTTCTGCCGCCGTCCGCTACAGGCGAGATTGTCCAGCTAACGGAGAATATCCTCGGACCTTATGTAGTGCATGATTTCTTCCTGTATTACATGCTGCGGACAGGCGCTTCTCCTGCAAAAATGTTCTACCTTGCCCGGCATGCTTTTGGCGACGCCTACCCCAAGGAGCAGCTAGTGAGCTGGCTCAGGGTATTCGTGACCCGCTTCTTCACCCAGCAGTTCAAGCGCTCCTGCCTCCCGGACGGGCCGAAGGTCGGAACGGTCAGCCTCTCGCCGCGCGGAGACTGGCGTATGCCGAGCGATGCTTCTGCGGCGCTTTGGCTGCGTGAGGTCGAGCAGCTGTAAGCTTCATTTCAGCCGCGGGACCACATGAAAGTGCTGAATACAAACAGCAACGGCTGCGCCGTCCAATAAGGACAGCGCAGCCGTTGTGATGTAGTATGACTTTTGGATCGAGCCCGGGGACGGGGGCCACGTGGTCATGGAGTGGAAGCAGGGAGTTAAGTGGAAAAAGTGAACTTAATCCGGGACAATCCGGCACCCGGACCATCGTTAGTTGCAAAAAGTACACCTAATCCGGCTGATTCGCTCCATGAAGAGTGAATCCACATAAATTAAGTAGACAAATTCGTTACCTCTGCTTTTCACGGACCGGATACTCATAGACGTTGTTCAGCACAAGCACCTGGTCGCTGCCAAGCGGGGTATGAACCGTTACCGTCTCACCGGGCTCAGCCAGAAGCAGCGCCCTGCCCATAGGGGAGCAGAGTGAGATCGAATACTCATCCAGACTGGATTCGCCGGGAATCACAATACGGTACGCATCCGTCAGCGTTTCCGGGCCGATCCTCAGCGAAATCCAGGAGCCGATCAGCACCGCAGAGCGTGTAAGCTCATCGCTGGCTCCGGTCAAAATACGCTGCACACATGCCTGATACCTCTCAATCAAAGCACGGATCTCCGCACGGTCCGCAGGGGATTCCGTTGCCGTCCGTTCCAGAATGCCATAGGTATTCTCATCAAGATATACAAGCTGGCGCACCAGTTCCTCACGCAGGGAATCCGTAATCAGACTATGGTTCATAGTAGATTTCACCCGCCTTCTTCATCCGGTCTTGCTCGAAAACCTGCACTTGTCCTCTCATTTCGCTCATTCCTTCCGTATAGTAAAATAGATCCCGCTATGGGGATCTATCTATAACATATCATCTTTTGTCAGAAATACAAGGCCCATCCGCCTTTACCACCGCTTGCCGCCTATTGATTACCTTTTACCGGCTTCTGCTCTGCTGTACATATTCAGCTCCTGCAGCCGGATCAGCACCTTGCCGAAGCGTCCTCCCTGCTGAACCTGCACCTTGCCGTCAGGATACGTGCGGTGCACATATTCCGTAACGGTCCGGCGGGCCGCCTCATCTGCGGGCAGCTTATGATGCTTCAGCAGCATCAGTGTCTCCTCGATCGCCTCCCCGCTGGAGAGCTCGGTGGTTTTCATCTCGCGTGTGATCAGCGACTCAAACGAATAGCCCTTCAGATAGAGCAAGTGAGTCAAATAAGCCATATCCGAGCTTTTTGCAGGCAATGTCTGCCCGTTCAGCAAAGGAAGCACCTCATTCAGCAGACTGAACTCTCTGCCTCCTGCATTCAGGCTGATGTAACAGTACTTGCGCGCACAGCTAAGCACACTCTCCACACTCTCCCAATCAACCACCACCGGAGTCATGGACGCAAAAACAAGATCGAAAGCGCCCTTCCAGCCTTTGGCGTCAAGATCTACATGTTCGAACAAATCATGCACCAGCTCCACCTGCCCCGGACCGAACCTGGCGGTATTCTCGATGAACAGCCCGGCTAATGGATGGTTCGGCTCCACTGCGGTAACCTTCGCCCCTCTATCGGCAAAAGGGACCGTGAACCCGCCCGAAGCCGCGCCCACATCCAATACAGACAGTCCTTCAAAGTCGACACCCTGGCCTTCAAGCCAGCCGATAATCCGCTCGCTTCTGCGTCTTCCCCCTTCACTGAACACTTCTTCATTAAACGACTTCGCTTTATGGTCAAAGGCGCGTGCCATGTCCATTCCCGACTGCTTGAACCTGTTGCCCATCGCTGCCGGGTCCTCCTTCCAGGCCTTTTCCCATACATCGGCATTAAATAAATCGTTCATCATTACAGCTCATCCCTTCCCGGATTTAATAATTTTCAAGCTTTTACAGATTTAAAAGACTGTCTATATCTATAATCATGCCGCCAAAAACGGCGGATGATCAGTCCACCGTTATTTTTTCGGCAAGCTCGGACATCTTCTTGTTCTGCAGATACTGCTCCATCTGCCGCTCCGCTTCGACCATCTCCTGCTGAATCGGACACTTGCTGGAGTGGTTGAGGGTACAATCGAACAACGATGCCGTGCCTTCAATGGCATGAATGATGTCCAGAAAAGAAATCTCTTCCTGCCTGCGCTTCAGCCGGTATCCGCCGTTCGCACCGGATGCGGACTCAATGAGATCCGCCTTCACCAGCTTGGTCAGGATCTTCGACAGATATGTGGGAGATACCCCCTGCCGTTCCGCCAGCTGCTGTACGCCTATAGGCTTGTTCGGCGCAGCAGCCACCAGATAGAGCATGGTGTGCAGCGCATAGTTGGTTGCCTTTGAGTACTTCATGAACACCCACCTCAATCAAAGACTTTATTAATCTATAATAGCGCTAAAAAAAGCAAAAAGCAAACGGAGACTTAAACAGCCGCCCGCTGCCGGAATCCGTTTGCTTCCTTCTTCGTTATCCCCGGCTCATTGCGCGCCCAGCTTATAAGAAAACTTATAGTCCCCGGAGCCCAGTATTACTTTCACCTCATGCTCCAGCTGCTCTGTAGAATGTACGCCGGCGGCATGCTCAAGCGGCACATCACCCTCCAGCACACGGGGCAAATCGGCTTTCGGGAGATACAGCGTTGCAGAGGTGTTCGGCGGCACCGAAACGGACATTTCCAGCTGATCCGCAGTTATATTCCATTCGGAGCGAATACGCCCGTACATCGTTTCAAGCGCAGCTGCAGTCCAGGTCAGGTCTCCGCCCGGCTGCGGCTTGATCACAAATGCCTTGTAGCCCGGGTACGCTTCATCCAACTCAATACCTGCAACATGGCGGTACAAAAAATCCCCGATGGCTCCATACGCATAATGGTTGAACGAATTCATATCCTTGCTCCAGAAGCTTCCGTCCTCCTTTATCCCGTCCCAGTGCTCCCAGATGGTCGTCGCTCCTTGGGTCACCTGGTACAGCCAGGAAGGATAATCGGTCTGCAGCAGCAATTTATAGGCCGCGTCCGTATGCCCCGCTTCACTTAACACAAGGTTGAGATAAGGTGTGCCCACAAACCCGGTGGTGAGATGATGGCCGCTTTCTTCCAGGAGCTTCAGGAGTTTGTCTGTTGTGCGTTCTTTCGCCGGCCCTTCTACCAGCCCGAACATCAGGGCCAGAACGCAGGCTGTCTGTGTGGGTACGGATAAACGCCCCGAAGGCGTGATAAATTCCCGGTTAAAAGCTTCTTTAATACGGCTGTGCAGCTTCGAGTACTGCCGGGCGTCTTCAGTTCTCCCCAGTACACCGGCCGTCTTCCCCGAAGCTGAACGGAATACGCATAAAAGGCAGTCGCGATCAAACCGGTATCCGTAGCACCTTTGTAGCTGTCCGGTTTGGCATCCAGTCCCAGCCAGTCGCCAAAATGAAAGCCCGTGTTCCACAGAAGCCCGTCATGCCCTTGCCTCCTGATATACTCCACCCAGCCTTGCATACTCGGGTACTGCTCCTCCAGGATACGTTTATCCCCATAGCATTGGTAGATCGTCCAAGGACAGATGACGGCAGCATCGCCCCAGGCTGAAGAAGAATGCTCATTCTCTCCCAGGACATTCGGAATCACGAACGGAACACCGCCGTTGTCCAGTTGATCAGCAGACAGGTCTTTGAGCCATTTGGTGAAAAACGGGGCTACATTCATCAGATACGCAGAGGTGCGGATGAACATCTGCGCATCCCCGGTCCAGCCCAGCCGCTCATCCCGCTGCGGGCAATCCGTCGGCACATCGACAAAGTTGCCTTTTTGGCCCCACAGGATATTGTGCTGGAGCTGATTGATCAGCGGATTGGAGCAAGCGAAGAAGCCTGTGCGCTCCATATCCGAATGAAGTACAATGCCTGTGAAATCCTGGAGCGAAGGCTCCTCGCCGAATCCGGTCAGCTGCACATAGCGGAATCCCTGGAAGGTAAACCGCGGCTCATAGCTTTCCGGGCCTCCGCCTTTGGCAATATACGTGATCTTCTGTCTGGCGCCTCTCAGATTATCAGTATAGACATTGCCATCACGGTCCAGCACCTCGAAATGAACCAGCTCCACCTGCCGCCCGCGCGGGGCATCCAGGGAAAACTGTATCCAGCCGACCATGTTTTGCCCCATATCAAGCACGGTTTCACCGGCGGGTGTCTTAAGCAGCTTAAGCGGCTTGATCTGTTCTATTTTCCTTACTGGAACATTCGCCTGTGCGACCAGCATTTCCTTGGAATGCGTGATGAGCTCAACCCGGGACCAGCGGCTGTCGTCATACCCGGCCCGGCTGAACCCGCTTAACTCCAGACGGGCATCATAGCTTTCGCCGTGATAAAGCTCAGACATCAGAATCGGGCCGGCTGCCGCTGTCCAGTTCTCACCCGTCGCAAAT
This genomic interval carries:
- a CDS encoding alpha-mannosidase, giving the protein MFWTEEKLGARLRELEGYRYRDVVKLSDWLAVEDKDGANGKYPPQLEGDTRLQLGDYWTGRDAYLWLHSTIEVPAEWKGKRVVGLFDFGRTGGGNNSGFESLLYLDGKPYQGVDSNHQEVFLEEDAAGRALDFTFRLWSGLEGGGRPVPQEHRIMRSELAWLDEAADNLYYTGRAALSTCKQLADQQPEKQELLMALNRAFNKLDWSKPGSAGFYRSVREAESLLLEQLALLEAKPPVTVTAIGHTHIDVAWLWRLTHTREKAARSFSTVLRLMKQYPEYIFLQTQPQLYAYIKEDYPEIYAEIRKRVEEGRWEAGGAMWLEADCNLTSGESLVRQILYGTKFFREEFGVDCKYLWLPDVFGYSWALPQILRKSGIDTFMTTKISWSQYNRMPHDTFRWRGIDGSEVLTHFITTPEGPDSGAWYYTYNGLIEAFSVQGIWDQYRDKNLNRELLLSYGYGDGGGGVNREMLEMRRRLDKMPGIPAVRTGRADEYFERLNEAVRSTDQYVHTWDGELYLEFHRGTYTSQAYNKRMNRKLELLYREAEWLQVLLAVEKGSFSSYPAQLLLEGWHTILRNQFHDIIPGSSIREVYEDSRLEYAEAERIGSTAAEAAAAGLVEGLVEERAEELAEGLAEEQAEEMTEGLAEELAEGAGFRQETEYTVFNGAFYERTELAAIPYEAAGEDMVWTTAAGRQLSSQRVGGEWLIEVPAVPMLGSTVIKAGTVAAFAVEADSAGSADSAAGKIEAREGNALTPGDPVPFEWEDSRLTTPFYVLEWNDAGQLSRIYDRREQREVLAPGENGNVLQVFEDKPKMYDAWDIDLFYQEKKREITDLRSVKLTECGALAAVLEFTWQYMDSSIVQKVKVYSRSARIDFETLADWHEQHQLLKTAFPVAVRATEATYDIQFGNVKRPTHWNTSWDYARFESVGHQWADLSERGYGVSLLNDCKYGYDIKDHVMRLSLIKSATEPDWQADQGEHRFTYALLPHKGDWVAANTVQEAWSLNNPLRVVKGGYSAGAGRSLIKTDCGSIAVDALKMAENGEGFIVRLHEYTGTRSTVTFSSDYPVHSWQECDLMERPVGEIKPGGAVTCEIKPYEISTFIVRFSG
- a CDS encoding LacI family DNA-binding transcriptional regulator gives rise to the protein MDKKRVTSRDVAKLAGVSRSVVSAVLNGTPGIGVSGETRENVLAAIRELNYHVDAQARSMKTGRTMSLAAFGDTRHPLFMRLLEGMQRECEAHGYHILLCSPGHRPDGEARSELVDLYHQRKIDGIVTLDNTSYRDEAWAAKVSEAGVPYVSVEGYAEAEGVCSVLADYKGSVELALDYLLRPGTPQLQTPVYAEVYHGSIRSWAERTRRDAYIRWCSERGMNPFFFRLPEREGRVDWEEWLLKLADISKPPPPLLVNWSSGVPDLYRAAHKLGLRIGEELRVMAADNTIQGHRLSLPALSCVEIPYVGMGVEAVRCVLKQIEGGAAPEAAGKIWLPAVLRAGESA
- a CDS encoding NAD(+) synthase, whose translation is MQNFGFARVAAASPELRVADCEYNAAQIMEVIGQADEKQVEYLVLPELSITGYSCADLFLQPVLQEAALEALQKITAATKGRNLIVIAGLPISIKSRLFNCAAVLQQGKILGLVVKTCIPGYSEFYEPRWFAGAEELEISELRIGETAVPVGNDLMFTSEGSGISFGVEICEDLWVPVPPSSLLAQAGAVLLFNPSASNELVGKADYRRQLVTSQSASCVAGYVYAGCNTGESTTDVVFGGHSLIAENGQMLAESERFTHESRIIIADIDVPRIQYSRTVMGTFRAGKGGRNYREVLYAAPGALLEGRELVRSIAVNPFVPGNPQQRDDRCREILSIQTSGLMKRIRHIGTRQAVIGISGGLDSTLALLVAVRAMELLGRPASDVLAVTMPGFGTTNRTYDNAVGLIKALGASLKVVDIKAACLQHFEDIGHDKDVHDLTYENVQARERTQILMDLANKNGGIVIGTGDLSELALGWCTYNGDHMSMYSVNSGIPKTLIQYVVGWYADHEADETVNKLLYDIIDTGISPELLPPSATGEIVQLTENILGPYVVHDFFLYYMLRTGASPAKMFYLARHAFGDAYPKEQLVSWLRVFVTRFFTQQFKRSCLPDGPKVGTVSLSPRGDWRMPSDASAALWLREVEQL
- a CDS encoding GreA/GreB family elongation factor; translation: MNHSLITDSLREELVRQLVYLDENTYGILERTATESPADRAEIRALIERYQACVQRILTGASDELTRSAVLIGSWISLRIGPETLTDAYRIVIPGESSLDEYSISLCSPMGRALLLAEPGETVTVHTPLGSDQVLVLNNVYEYPVREKQR
- a CDS encoding class I SAM-dependent methyltransferase, which gives rise to MMNDLFNADVWEKAWKEDPAAMGNRFKQSGMDMARAFDHKAKSFNEEVFSEGGRRRSERIIGWLEGQGVDFEGLSVLDVGAASGGFTVPFADRGAKVTAVEPNHPLAGLFIENTARFGPGQVELVHDLFEHVDLDAKGWKGAFDLVFASMTPVVVDWESVESVLSCARKYCYISLNAGGREFSLLNEVLPLLNGQTLPAKSSDMAYLTHLLYLKGYSFESLITREMKTTELSSGEAIEETLMLLKHHKLPADEAARRTVTEYVHRTYPDGKVQVQQGGRFGKVLIRLQELNMYSRAEAGKR
- a CDS encoding RrF2 family transcriptional regulator, whose translation is MKYSKATNYALHTMLYLVAAAPNKPIGVQQLAERQGVSPTYLSKILTKLVKADLIESASGANGGYRLKRRQEEISFLDIIHAIEGTASLFDCTLNHSSKCPIQQEMVEAERQMEQYLQNKKMSELAEKITVD
- a CDS encoding alpha-L-rhamnosidase-related protein, with translation MHSRIKEAFNREFITPSGRLSVPTQTACVLALMFGLVEGPAKERTTDKLLKLLEESGHHLTTGFVGTPYLNLVLSEAGHTDAAYKLLLQTDYPSWLYQVTQGATTIWEHWDGIKEDGSFWSKDMNSFNHYAYGAIGDFLYRHVAGIELDEAYPGYKAFVIKPQPGGDLTWTAAALETMYGRIRSEWNITADQLEMSVSVPPNTSATLYLPKADLPRVLEGDVPLEHAAGVHSTEQLEHEVKVILGSGDYKFSYKLGAQ
- a CDS encoding family 78 glycoside hydrolase catalytic domain: MLTVQKLRVEYKENPVGLDVRFPRISWQLQSEKRDVLQQSYEIEVSAEADFRRRLWSSGRVYSEQSSHVELAELMVRSRQRYYYRVRVWDMEDRSTEWSETAFWEMGLLAQEEWQAEWISAPLSLLGVESEQCPLLRGSFHTAAKPVKARMYATALGLYELELNGSRVGDGYLTPGWTSYGQRLQVQAYDITAQIAAGENAVGAWLGNGWYKGNLGWDNRRHLFGSRTALLMQIHLTYEDGSEQIFATGENWTAAAGPILMSELYHGESYDARLELSGFSRAGYDDSRWSRVELITHSKEMLVAQANVPVRKIEQIKPLKLLKTPAGETVLDMGQNMVGWIQFSLDAPRGRQVELVHFEVLDRDGNVYTDNLRGARQKITYIAKGGGPESYEPRFTFQGFRYVQLTGFGEEPSLQDFTGIVLHSDMERTGFFACSNPLINQLQHNILWGQKGNFVDVPTDCPQRDERLGWTGDAQMFIRTSAYLMNVAPFFTKWLKDLSADQLDNGGVPFVIPNVLGENEHSSSAWGDAAVICPWTIYQCYGDKRILEEQYPSMQGWVEYIRRQGHDGLLWNTGFHFGDWLGLDAKPDSYKGATDTGLIATAFYAYSVQLRGRRPVYWGELKTPGSTRSCTAVLKKLLTGNLSRLRGVYPYPHRQPAFWP